The Lysobacter gummosus genome includes a region encoding these proteins:
- a CDS encoding citrate synthase: MSEDPNKTRLDQVTVTAGDKNFALPVQHPVLGASCVDIAKLPKETGMFTYDPGFTATASCKSAITYIDGDEGVLLYRGYPIEQLAENSNFLEVAYLLMNGELPSATEFSKFEHEVTHHTMMHEAFRTFLYGFRHDAHPMAMLVGMLGSMASFYHNELDLEDPEQRRLAAIRLIAKVPTIAAACHRYSIGWPIRYPKNSLDYTTRFLHMLFEVPSEPLQLSPVASKAMDLLFILHADHEQNASTSTVRLVGSTGANPYVSVASGVAALWGPAHGGANEAVLKMLNEIGRPENVKAAVDKAKDKESGFRLMGFGHRVYKNYDPRAALVRKMTHDVLGELGVNDPLLEVAMKLEEAALKDDYFVQRKLYPNVDFYSGIIYKALGIPVEMFTVMFAIARTAGWVSHWLEQQNDPENKIGRPRQIYTGHGVRDYVAADKR; this comes from the coding sequence GTGTCCGAAGACCCCAACAAAACCCGCCTCGATCAGGTCACCGTGACCGCCGGCGACAAGAACTTCGCCCTGCCGGTGCAGCATCCGGTGCTCGGTGCGTCCTGCGTCGATATCGCCAAGTTGCCGAAAGAAACCGGGATGTTCACCTACGACCCGGGTTTCACCGCGACCGCCAGCTGCAAGTCTGCGATCACCTACATCGACGGCGACGAAGGCGTGCTGCTGTATCGCGGCTACCCGATCGAACAGCTGGCCGAGAACTCGAACTTCCTCGAAGTCGCGTATCTGCTGATGAACGGCGAACTGCCGTCGGCGACCGAGTTCAGCAAGTTCGAACACGAAGTCACGCATCACACGATGATGCACGAGGCCTTCCGCACCTTCCTCTACGGCTTCCGCCACGACGCCCATCCGATGGCGATGCTGGTTGGCATGCTCGGCTCGATGGCGAGCTTCTATCACAACGAGTTGGACCTGGAAGATCCGGAGCAGCGCCGCCTGGCCGCGATCCGCCTGATCGCCAAGGTGCCGACCATCGCCGCTGCCTGCCATCGTTATTCGATCGGCTGGCCGATCCGTTATCCGAAGAACAGCCTGGACTACACCACGCGCTTCCTGCACATGCTGTTCGAAGTGCCGAGCGAGCCGCTGCAGCTGAGCCCGGTCGCCTCCAAGGCGATGGACCTGTTGTTCATCCTGCACGCCGATCACGAGCAGAACGCATCGACCTCGACCGTGCGTCTGGTCGGTTCGACCGGCGCCAATCCCTACGTCAGCGTCGCTTCCGGCGTCGCCGCGTTGTGGGGGCCGGCGCATGGCGGCGCCAACGAAGCCGTGCTCAAGATGCTCAACGAGATCGGCCGTCCGGAGAACGTCAAGGCCGCGGTCGATAAGGCCAAGGACAAGGAATCGGGCTTCCGCCTGATGGGCTTCGGCCACCGCGTCTACAAGAACTACGACCCGCGCGCCGCGCTGGTGCGCAAGATGACCCACGATGTGCTCGGCGAGCTCGGCGTCAACGATCCGCTGCTGGAAGTGGCGATGAAGCTGGAAGAAGCGGCGCTGAAGGACGATTACTTCGTCCAGCGCAAGCTCTACCCGAACGTCGATTTCTACTCGGGCATCATCTACAAGGCGCTGGGCATCCCGGTGGAAATGTTCACGGTGATGTTCGCCATCGCGCGCACCGCCGGCTGGGTATCGCATTGGCTGGAACAGCAGAACGATCCGGAGAACAAGATCGGCCGTCCGCGCCAGATCTACACCGGTCACGGCGTGCGCGACTACGTGGCCGCCGACAAGCGCTGA
- a CDS encoding penicillin-binding protein 1A, with amino-acid sequence MSRIRRWLRWALYAFIGVALLGAIALGTLYYLIVPKLPDVETLRTVELQEPMYVYARDGRLMALFGETRRYPIAIEDVPERQKQAFIAIEDSRFYKHHGIDYKGIGRAIWLLATTDDKRVPGGSTITQQVARQFFLSSEYSYKRKLGEMLLAMRMERELSKDEIFELYLNKSFFGNRAYGVGAAAEFYYGKKMSELSLDEMASLAGIPKFPSSGNPLSNPERAKLRRDYILDRMAEQRFITAAEAAQAKAVPMHATPHERPVEVYAPYVAEMVRQEMVARYGAEALTKGYHVTTTIDPTLQIAADKAIRDGLAVYDRRHGWHGVEQHFDLAPSEDATAARVRLRGIPAQANLLPAVVLSTSGSQATVVLGDGTELTLSDKQGYAGRSPGSLLKRGDVARIARLETPAKAVAEAKPGDPAPAAPTEPSVVSYRLDQLPQAQAALVSLEPSNGALRALSGGYSFAGAKFNRATQARRQPGSSFKPFVYAAAFERGYNPASIVLDAPVVFKDRRGHLWRPQNDSGNFAGPMRVREAMVQSRNLVSVRLLDAIGVDFARKYISHFGFEVEQLPPNLSMSLGTASLTPLSMARGYATFANGGFRITPWFIDEVKDRAGAVVFKEKPATACSECVGRGATASAALPANNVVDGFDLGPAPGTDSADAKKPAPKDKSAKDKDKKPAEPAKKPLTPAEIAAINVAPRAIDDRIAYQIISMLRDVVKRGTGTAAKVLDREDVGGKTGSTNDHRDAWFSGVGGPYVTTVWVGRDNYKSLGYREYGGKAALPIWIDYMRVALKDQPIQPNEPPQGMVKVSVAGNGALIPDGAGGVMEWVKAEDLERMQTYTDYGHEDAAPSEESFDIF; translated from the coding sequence ATGTCCCGTATTCGCCGTTGGCTGCGCTGGGCGCTCTACGCGTTCATCGGCGTGGCCCTGCTGGGCGCCATCGCGCTCGGCACCTTGTATTACCTGATCGTCCCCAAACTGCCCGACGTCGAAACCCTGCGCACGGTGGAACTGCAGGAACCGATGTACGTCTACGCCCGCGACGGCCGCCTGATGGCGCTGTTCGGCGAGACCCGGCGCTATCCGATCGCGATCGAAGACGTGCCCGAGCGCCAGAAGCAGGCGTTCATCGCGATCGAAGATTCGCGCTTCTACAAGCACCACGGCATCGACTACAAAGGCATCGGCCGCGCGATCTGGCTGCTGGCGACCACCGACGACAAGCGCGTGCCGGGCGGCTCGACCATCACCCAGCAGGTCGCGCGCCAGTTCTTCCTGAGCTCGGAATACAGCTACAAGCGCAAGCTCGGCGAAATGCTGCTGGCCATGCGCATGGAACGCGAGCTGAGCAAGGACGAGATCTTCGAGCTGTACTTGAACAAGAGCTTCTTCGGCAACCGCGCCTACGGCGTGGGCGCGGCGGCGGAGTTCTACTACGGCAAGAAGATGAGCGAGCTGTCGCTCGACGAAATGGCCTCGCTCGCCGGCATTCCGAAGTTTCCCTCCAGCGGCAACCCGCTGAGCAATCCCGAGCGCGCCAAGCTGCGCCGCGACTACATCCTCGACCGCATGGCCGAGCAGCGCTTCATCACCGCCGCCGAGGCCGCCCAGGCCAAGGCCGTGCCGATGCACGCCACCCCGCACGAGCGCCCGGTCGAGGTCTACGCGCCGTACGTGGCCGAAATGGTGCGTCAGGAAATGGTCGCCCGCTACGGCGCCGAAGCGCTGACCAAGGGCTACCACGTCACCACCACCATCGACCCGACGTTGCAGATCGCCGCCGACAAGGCCATCCGCGACGGCCTGGCGGTGTACGACCGCCGCCACGGCTGGCACGGCGTGGAACAGCATTTCGACCTCGCCCCGAGCGAGGACGCCACGGCCGCGCGCGTGCGCCTGCGCGGCATTCCGGCGCAGGCCAACCTGCTGCCGGCGGTGGTGCTGTCGACCAGCGGCTCGCAAGCCACCGTCGTCCTCGGCGACGGCACCGAGCTGACCTTGAGCGACAAGCAGGGCTATGCCGGACGCAGCCCCGGCAGCCTGCTCAAGCGCGGCGACGTGGCCCGCATCGCGCGCCTGGAAACCCCGGCCAAGGCGGTCGCCGAAGCCAAGCCCGGCGACCCCGCCCCGGCCGCGCCGACCGAACCGTCGGTGGTCAGCTACCGCCTGGATCAGCTACCGCAGGCGCAAGCCGCGCTGGTGTCGCTGGAGCCCAGCAACGGCGCCCTGCGCGCGCTGTCGGGCGGCTACAGCTTCGCCGGCGCCAAGTTCAACCGCGCCACCCAGGCGCGGCGCCAGCCCGGTTCGAGCTTCAAGCCGTTCGTGTACGCGGCCGCGTTCGAACGCGGCTACAACCCGGCCTCGATCGTGCTCGACGCGCCGGTGGTGTTCAAGGATCGCCGCGGCCATCTGTGGCGCCCGCAGAACGACAGCGGCAACTTCGCCGGCCCGATGCGGGTGCGCGAGGCGATGGTGCAGTCGCGCAACCTGGTCTCGGTGCGCCTGCTCGACGCGATCGGCGTGGACTTCGCTCGCAAGTACATCAGCCACTTCGGTTTCGAAGTCGAGCAACTGCCGCCGAACCTGTCGATGTCGCTGGGCACCGCCTCGCTGACGCCGCTGTCGATGGCGCGCGGCTACGCCACCTTCGCCAACGGCGGCTTCCGTATCACCCCGTGGTTCATCGACGAGGTCAAGGACCGCGCCGGCGCGGTGGTGTTCAAGGAAAAGCCCGCCACCGCCTGCTCCGAATGCGTCGGCCGCGGCGCCACCGCCTCGGCGGCGTTGCCGGCCAACAACGTCGTCGATGGCTTCGACCTGGGCCCCGCGCCCGGCACCGACAGCGCCGACGCCAAGAAGCCCGCCCCCAAGGACAAGAGCGCAAAGGACAAGGACAAAAAGCCGGCGGAACCGGCGAAGAAGCCGCTCACTCCGGCCGAAATCGCCGCCATCAACGTCGCCCCGCGCGCGATCGACGACCGCATCGCCTACCAGATCATCTCGATGCTGCGCGATGTGGTCAAACGCGGCACCGGCACAGCGGCCAAGGTGCTCGACCGCGAAGACGTCGGCGGCAAGACCGGTTCGACCAACGATCACCGCGACGCTTGGTTCTCCGGCGTCGGCGGCCCGTACGTCACCACCGTCTGGGTCGGCCGCGACAACTACAAGTCGCTGGGCTACCGCGAATACGGCGGCAAGGCCGCGCTGCCGATCTGGATCGACTACATGCGCGTGGCGCTCAAGGATCAGCCGATCCAGCCCAACGAGCCGCCGCAAGGCATGGTCAAGGTCTCGGTGGCCGGCAACGGCGCGCTGATTCCCGACGGCGCCGGCGGCGTGATGGAGTGGGTCAAGGCGGAGGATCTGGAGCGCATGCAGACCTACACCGACTACGGCCACGAAGACGCCGCGCCCTCGGAAGAGTCCTTCGACATCTTCTGA